A window of Longibacter salinarum contains these coding sequences:
- a CDS encoding ABC transporter permease — protein MRGQVLAIVLVIACGVATFVMARSTIDSLHRTQTVFYSTYRFADIFATVKRAPMSVSRRLASLPGVSDIEPRVISSAKMSVAGFDEPISGYFVSVPDTREPSLNRLYLRRGRMVEPFRNDEIILSDGFAEAHGLDPGSTVEAIINGRKRILNVVGIALSPEFVYQMHPGALFPDFERTAVVWMGQQALSVALDMDGAFNNAALKLSPGAGENRVIDYVDEVLDEYGAQGAIPRADQVSHNYLTEEFRQLDQMATVMPAIFLGVAAFLLHVVMSRLISTQREVIAVLKAFGYSNLEVGAHYLSLVMVLVAGGSILGLGVGVWMGHGLGDLYMQYYRFPDLVYVLRPRVVIFAIGISALAATTGTILAVRSAVVLPPAEAMRPEPPMLFRASLLERMGFQDRFSQPVRMVIRHLERRPLRAGLTVAGISSACAVVMMGFFFSDAIDFMIDVQLRWGQREDIIVVFSEPTSENVTSSIRGIEGVEQVELTRFLDVELQHEHRVFRTNIQGMPRDVTLKRLFTEELEPLGVASGGLMLTEYTMNRLGVQVGDSVTVNVKEHARPVWRMPVTAHVKQYVGQLAYMDWNALHHRLGEQGAATAAYVTVSPGSVEAVYSVLQDAPRVSALILRERSINDFYESTGENWLFFSFVITVFAGIIAFGVIYNSARIALSERSRELASLRILGLTRGEISFILLAELAVLAVAAIPIGFLLGRAICAMTVRAFQMEMFQIPLVISRQTYAYAALIVLVSAFLSAIGLRYRLYRLNLIEVLKTRE, from the coding sequence ATGCGAGGTCAGGTCCTCGCCATCGTGCTTGTGATCGCGTGTGGTGTGGCCACCTTCGTGATGGCACGTAGCACCATCGACTCGCTTCACCGGACCCAAACGGTGTTCTATTCCACGTACCGGTTCGCCGATATCTTCGCGACCGTCAAGCGAGCACCGATGTCGGTGTCCCGGAGACTGGCGTCCCTTCCCGGCGTGTCCGACATCGAACCGCGCGTCATCTCGAGTGCCAAAATGAGTGTTGCGGGGTTCGACGAACCGATCTCCGGGTATTTTGTCTCGGTCCCGGATACGCGCGAACCAAGTCTGAATCGCCTCTACCTTCGTCGGGGTCGGATGGTAGAGCCATTCCGGAACGACGAGATCATCCTTAGCGACGGGTTTGCCGAAGCTCACGGTCTGGATCCGGGCTCGACGGTCGAGGCAATTATCAACGGCCGGAAGCGAATTCTGAACGTCGTTGGCATTGCGCTTTCGCCCGAGTTCGTCTATCAGATGCATCCCGGAGCGCTATTTCCTGATTTCGAGCGGACGGCGGTCGTGTGGATGGGGCAGCAAGCCCTGAGCGTCGCCCTGGACATGGACGGTGCCTTCAACAATGCGGCGCTGAAGCTGTCGCCCGGAGCGGGAGAGAACCGGGTCATCGATTACGTGGATGAGGTGCTGGACGAGTATGGAGCCCAGGGTGCAATTCCACGCGCCGATCAGGTGTCGCACAATTACCTGACGGAGGAATTTCGGCAGCTGGATCAGATGGCGACCGTGATGCCGGCGATTTTTCTGGGAGTGGCGGCCTTTCTGCTCCACGTCGTCATGAGCCGCCTGATCTCAACGCAGCGCGAGGTGATTGCGGTGCTCAAGGCGTTCGGGTATAGCAATCTGGAGGTCGGTGCGCATTACCTGTCGCTCGTGATGGTGCTCGTGGCAGGCGGAAGCATACTCGGGTTGGGCGTCGGCGTGTGGATGGGGCACGGGCTCGGTGACCTGTACATGCAGTATTACCGCTTCCCGGATCTCGTCTACGTGCTCAGACCGCGGGTCGTCATTTTTGCCATTGGAATCAGTGCTCTGGCTGCGACGACGGGGACGATTCTGGCGGTTCGGTCTGCGGTCGTCCTTCCTCCCGCGGAGGCGATGCGTCCAGAGCCGCCGATGCTCTTCCGCGCCAGTCTGCTCGAGCGCATGGGGTTTCAGGATCGATTCTCTCAGCCTGTCCGAATGGTGATTCGGCACCTCGAACGTCGTCCACTGCGGGCAGGATTGACCGTTGCCGGCATATCGTCCGCGTGCGCTGTCGTGATGATGGGCTTCTTTTTCAGCGACGCCATCGACTTCATGATCGACGTTCAGCTTCGGTGGGGACAGCGAGAGGATATCATTGTCGTGTTTAGCGAACCTACATCGGAGAACGTCACCTCAAGCATTAGAGGCATTGAAGGTGTCGAGCAGGTGGAGTTGACGCGATTCTTGGATGTGGAGCTTCAACATGAGCACAGAGTGTTTCGAACAAACATTCAGGGTATGCCCCGCGATGTGACTCTGAAACGGCTGTTCACGGAGGAACTCGAGCCGCTGGGCGTCGCCTCGGGAGGCCTGATGCTCACGGAGTACACGATGAATCGACTGGGGGTGCAGGTTGGGGATTCGGTGACGGTGAACGTAAAAGAGCACGCCCGTCCGGTATGGCGAATGCCCGTGACGGCGCACGTCAAGCAGTACGTCGGCCAACTCGCGTACATGGACTGGAACGCGCTCCATCACCGGCTTGGTGAGCAGGGGGCGGCCACGGCTGCCTATGTCACAGTAAGTCCCGGTTCGGTCGAGGCGGTGTATTCTGTTCTCCAGGATGCACCGCGCGTCTCGGCCCTCATCCTTCGAGAGCGTAGCATCAACGACTTTTACGAAAGCACGGGCGAAAACTGGCTGTTTTTCTCCTTCGTAATCACGGTTTTCGCCGGCATCATCGCGTTTGGGGTCATTTATAACAGTGCCCGCATCGCCCTGTCGGAACGGAGCCGGGAGCTTGCGAGCCTTCGGATCCTGGGCCTCACGCGCGGAGAAATCTCGTTCATTCTGCTCGCAGAGCTAGCCGTCCTCGCGGTAGCGGCGATCCCGATTGGCTTTTTGCTTGGTCGAGCCATCTGTGCCATGACCGTTCGGGCGTTTCAGATGGAGATGTTTCAGATCCCACTTGTCATCAGCCGGCAAACGTACGCATATGCCGCGCTCATCGTGCTCGTATCCGCGTTCCTGTCTGCCATCGGTCTACGGTACCGTCTCTATCGACTGAACTTGATCGAGGTGCTGAAAACCCGCGAATGA
- a CDS encoding ABC transporter ATP-binding protein produces MSVVPDRVFCARGLTKVYHMGEVDVHALRGVDLDLLEGELDVLLGPSGSGKSTLLNILGGLDTASGGTVVYRDIDLSHATESDLTNFRRQHVGFVFQFYNLIPSLTARENVAIVTEIVENPMTPEEALALVNLQDRMDHFPAQLSGGEQQRVSIARAIAKNPAVLLCDEPTGALDSKTGIVVLEALKRANETLGTTTVIITHNAVIGDMADRVISILDGRIADIKTNTSKRDPSDLTW; encoded by the coding sequence ATGTCCGTCGTGCCGGATCGCGTGTTTTGCGCGCGTGGTTTGACAAAAGTGTACCACATGGGCGAAGTGGATGTCCACGCACTACGGGGCGTCGATCTGGATCTGTTGGAAGGGGAGTTGGACGTTTTGCTCGGGCCGTCGGGAAGCGGGAAGTCGACCCTGCTGAACATCCTCGGCGGACTCGACACGGCGAGCGGCGGTACCGTGGTGTACCGTGACATCGATTTGTCTCATGCCACGGAAAGTGACCTCACCAATTTTCGCCGGCAGCACGTCGGATTTGTCTTCCAGTTCTACAACCTGATCCCGAGCCTCACAGCGCGCGAAAACGTCGCCATCGTGACCGAGATCGTGGAGAATCCGATGACACCGGAAGAGGCGCTCGCCCTCGTCAACCTTCAGGATCGGATGGACCATTTTCCCGCGCAACTCTCGGGTGGGGAGCAGCAACGGGTCTCCATCGCACGAGCGATCGCGAAGAACCCGGCCGTCCTGCTGTGCGATGAGCCCACGGGTGCGCTCGACTCAAAGACGGGCATCGTCGTACTTGAGGCGCTCAAACGTGCCAACGAGACGCTCGGAACGACCACCGTAATCATCACACACAACGCGGTCATTGGCGATATGGCAGATCGTGTCATCTCCATTCTCGATGGTCGAATTGCAGATATCAAAACGAATACGTCGAAGCGAGACCCGAGCGATCTGACCTGGTAA
- a CDS encoding FAD-dependent oxidoreductase, protein MSSNRSDTVNRVEEVRERTWRFDVVILGGGEAGASVARALSVSSYTGRVALVEPSSYVYDQPGWIRVATSGERKEATRYHLKVPPGTTWIRRRAEGIDPDRGLVELDGNESISYEHLVVAAGIETRWDRIRGIGPNMDADGLCSVYGYEHAEHAWDVIRTFQGGRAIFTASSSPYKGGQAPYEVLRNAVDVWRNRGVLSSTELIFATAWAEAFSGVDDVDLDISDAQDTHVYRGYDLVEVRPDLKEAVFTVEKGASQSQDVVRYSLLHIAPPMRPPAVVENSILAYSVGPMTGFMEVDPETLQHPKYPSVFGVGDVTGLRSLKTGRMARQQAKRVVQAICR, encoded by the coding sequence ATGAGTTCGAATCGCAGCGATACCGTCAATCGGGTCGAGGAAGTGCGGGAGCGCACCTGGCGATTCGATGTTGTGATTCTTGGCGGTGGGGAAGCCGGGGCGAGCGTGGCACGGGCACTCAGTGTCTCGTCGTACACGGGTCGTGTTGCACTGGTTGAGCCGTCGAGCTATGTCTACGACCAGCCGGGCTGGATTCGCGTGGCCACGAGCGGAGAGCGCAAGGAGGCGACGCGGTACCACCTGAAGGTACCGCCGGGTACGACGTGGATCCGGCGGCGGGCAGAGGGGATCGATCCGGACCGTGGCCTGGTCGAGTTGGATGGAAATGAATCCATTTCGTATGAGCACCTCGTCGTCGCCGCTGGTATTGAGACGCGGTGGGATCGCATCCGCGGAATCGGCCCGAACATGGACGCGGACGGTCTCTGCAGTGTGTATGGCTACGAGCACGCAGAGCATGCGTGGGATGTGATCCGGACGTTTCAGGGTGGTCGAGCCATTTTTACAGCCTCGTCTAGCCCATACAAGGGAGGACAGGCGCCCTACGAGGTGCTCCGAAACGCCGTCGACGTCTGGCGCAACCGGGGCGTGCTATCGTCGACCGAATTGATCTTCGCGACGGCATGGGCCGAGGCCTTTTCCGGGGTGGATGATGTCGATCTCGACATCTCCGATGCGCAAGACACGCACGTATATCGCGGATATGATCTCGTTGAAGTGCGCCCAGACTTGAAGGAGGCCGTCTTTACGGTCGAAAAAGGAGCGTCTCAGAGCCAGGACGTGGTCCGCTATTCACTGTTGCACATCGCTCCGCCCATGCGCCCGCCCGCGGTCGTGGAGAACAGCATTTTAGCATACTCCGTCGGGCCGATGACCGGCTTCATGGAAGTGGACCCGGAAACGCTACAGCATCCGAAGTATCCATCCGTGTTCGGTGTTGGGGATGTCACCGGCCTCCGGTCGCTCAAGACCGGGAGGATGGCCCGGCAACAGGCGAAGCGCGTTGTTCAAGCAATCTGTCGGTAG
- a CDS encoding BON domain-containing protein, with protein sequence MSITKADKEMRAEVLDALDWEPSIKSGDIGVGVSSGVVTLNGHVPSYAQKRTAERTALRIAGVKGVANDLVVKLPKDKERSDTDIAKAAVRAIRWHTELPQDTISVKVRDGWVTLEGTVEWNYQRERAGEAVRHLTGVKGITNTLNVAPRVTSSDIRERIRKALEREVNREAKNLKIEIEGDMVKLSGVVHSWVEKRDAERAAWSAPGITDVVNDLEVQSRVVA encoded by the coding sequence ATGTCGATTACAAAAGCCGATAAGGAAATGCGCGCCGAGGTTCTGGATGCGCTGGACTGGGAGCCGAGCATCAAGTCCGGGGACATTGGTGTGGGCGTCTCCAGTGGCGTCGTCACGCTCAACGGACACGTGCCGAGTTACGCGCAGAAGCGAACCGCTGAACGCACCGCCCTACGGATTGCCGGGGTGAAGGGCGTCGCCAACGATCTGGTCGTCAAGCTGCCGAAGGACAAGGAGCGGTCCGACACGGACATTGCGAAGGCTGCCGTTCGCGCGATCCGCTGGCATACCGAGCTGCCGCAGGACACGATCTCGGTCAAGGTGCGCGATGGATGGGTGACGCTCGAAGGGACAGTGGAGTGGAATTACCAGCGAGAACGGGCCGGAGAAGCCGTACGGCACCTAACCGGCGTCAAGGGGATCACCAACACCCTGAACGTGGCTCCGCGCGTAACCTCCAGCGACATTCGAGAGCGGATCCGAAAAGCGCTCGAACGGGAGGTCAATCGCGAAGCAAAGAATCTCAAGATTGAGATCGAGGGGGACATGGTGAAGCTGTCCGGTGTTGTTCACTCCTGGGTGGAGAAGCGCGACGCCGAGCGAGCCGCCTGGTCGGCGCCAGGGATCACGGATGTCGTTAACGACCTTGAGGTTCAAAGTCGTGTCGTCGCGTAA
- a CDS encoding sensor histidine kinase: MLATPTHETEETCDNALHPHIFDLDHVEIPIILIEQTGAIAAMNECGLAVLQVNDTSQARTDFVDRCVAPSDQRDVRETIRKVLERGEEDRSFKVRFRWRNRSGTENDASHRQSIDGGATPSTMEARMRAWDTDEGPFVVVSLIDRSKESELNQVVANISENERCRIGEDLHDLVASRITAISIRLQNLMSRIDKEEPDQLRQSLSPILDDVWSVSCDVPSLSHTLYPVEIADTSLAEALQNLVNTFDERHEPTFQYLGDPFEERPDDVETATHLYRIAYEALNNALHHANANHVWIDLSAAGDILELSIWDDGRGISNGTSSGGLGLHLMQCRADVIGAELKVMPAPRGGTLVRCLWQNRCTSNTDDGMRHTLN; the protein is encoded by the coding sequence ATGTTAGCCACCCCGACGCACGAGACGGAAGAGACATGCGATAACGCTCTCCATCCTCATATTTTCGACCTTGACCATGTCGAAATCCCCATCATCCTCATTGAGCAAACTGGCGCTATCGCAGCGATGAACGAGTGCGGGCTCGCCGTTCTACAGGTCAATGACACATCTCAAGCCAGGACCGACTTTGTTGACCGTTGCGTCGCGCCTTCGGATCAACGCGACGTGCGGGAGACGATTCGAAAAGTGCTAGAACGAGGCGAAGAGGACCGATCATTTAAGGTCCGCTTCCGGTGGCGTAACAGGTCGGGCACAGAGAACGACGCCTCCCATCGACAGTCGATTGATGGCGGGGCCACGCCGAGTACGATGGAAGCTCGGATGAGAGCGTGGGACACGGATGAAGGCCCATTCGTCGTGGTATCTTTAATCGACCGGTCGAAGGAATCAGAACTCAACCAGGTTGTCGCAAACATCAGCGAGAACGAGCGCTGCCGAATCGGAGAAGACCTGCACGACCTGGTCGCCTCACGCATTACCGCCATTTCCATTCGGCTCCAAAATCTCATGAGTCGGATCGACAAGGAAGAGCCGGATCAACTGCGGCAGAGCCTTTCCCCGATCCTGGACGACGTCTGGAGCGTATCATGCGATGTTCCTTCCCTGTCCCACACGCTCTATCCGGTCGAAATCGCGGATACGAGTCTCGCTGAAGCGCTTCAGAATCTCGTCAACACGTTTGACGAGCGGCACGAACCAACATTTCAGTATTTGGGCGATCCGTTTGAGGAGAGACCGGACGATGTGGAGACGGCAACGCACCTCTACCGAATCGCCTATGAAGCGCTGAATAACGCCCTGCATCACGCCAATGCGAATCACGTCTGGATCGATCTGTCAGCCGCAGGCGACATCCTCGAGTTGTCCATCTGGGATGATGGTCGCGGAATAAGTAACGGTACATCATCCGGTGGTCTCGGTCTTCACCTCATGCAATGTCGTGCCGACGTAATCGGTGCAGAATTGAAGGTGATGCCCGCGCCCCGCGGGGGAACCCTCGTCCGATGCCTGTGGCAAAATCGGTGCACCAGTAACACCGACGATGGGATGCGTCACACACTCAACTGA
- a CDS encoding response regulator transcription factor, whose amino-acid sequence MTTQENTPVTSSVFLIDDHPAIRDAIKDAIRDSSSFTIHGGAGTAAEAIEAIETDPPDIVVLDLSLPDAHGLDLVRLIQTRQPSVEILVFSMYDETVYAERALQAGARGYLMKSEPISDLLEALNTVQRKCIYLSSVMLRRLLSGTQSKTALEPDPVDSLTDRELEVYQLIGEGYTVSDIENHLNVSRGAVDKYRRRAMKKLGCNSVRELLRRAVLWVHEQGTRKKSMSPTMAQEPVDSVGSF is encoded by the coding sequence GTGACCACACAAGAAAATACCCCCGTTACGTCGAGCGTCTTTCTGATTGATGACCATCCCGCGATCCGCGACGCGATCAAGGATGCCATCCGCGATTCATCGTCGTTCACGATTCATGGAGGCGCGGGTACCGCCGCCGAGGCAATTGAAGCCATTGAGACCGATCCTCCGGATATCGTCGTCCTGGATCTGTCTCTTCCCGATGCTCACGGGCTCGATCTCGTACGACTCATCCAGACGCGGCAACCGTCGGTAGAGATCTTGGTGTTTTCGATGTACGACGAAACCGTGTACGCCGAACGCGCCCTGCAGGCTGGGGCCCGCGGGTACCTGATGAAGTCCGAACCCATCTCCGACCTTCTGGAGGCTCTGAATACGGTACAGAGAAAGTGTATCTACCTGAGCTCGGTGATGCTCCGACGACTTCTCTCCGGAACGCAGTCGAAGACAGCGCTCGAGCCGGACCCCGTCGATTCACTCACCGATCGAGAACTGGAAGTGTACCAGCTCATCGGAGAGGGATACACCGTCTCCGATATCGAGAATCACCTGAACGTGAGCCGCGGCGCGGTGGATAAGTACCGCCGCCGCGCGATGAAGAAGCTGGGGTGTAACTCCGTTCGCGAACTCCTGCGGCGTGCAGTGCTGTGGGTACACGAACAGGGTACCCGGAAGAAGTCCATGAGTCCGACGATGGCGCAGGAGCCGGTGGACTCGGTTGGCTCGTTCTAA
- a CDS encoding efflux RND transporter permease subunit, with the protein MSIDSLFDWLQAPFRITHTAPKTVLAVYLVITLLAAWSASHLYIDNDFSHLIPSDYPSVEALTELRERFGAESDVAVLIESPSFEANRAFADTLVAAALRLRNPDAPDSTEYFKSVDYRREVGFMKSHALYFATNAELDSLTAYLERQARKARLEANPFYFELDDEVEADDATLTEMQELYDELVTSEYRVSQDSTRLLIRLFPTGTQTDLAFIDAAYTDLRELTQRLNPSAYHPEMQVELGGRLQRQLIEVRAILNDVTGSFGAGVLTLLVLVTGYFFYKRIRLFGAKQSRRQVIWSEMKRMPWTAVILGLPLLSSLAWTYGVVYLAYDHLNLMTSTLSLILFGLGIDFGIHFYARYLEERGKGRPVASALDHTFMTTGRAITVVALTTAGGFFVLVLADFKGFSQFGFTAGIGTIFALLSMLVLLPALLAFLEQQHWLPAYSSLDADGARRLTTDGRHSARRHQENILTETPVRRDSDGEGDTPPQIRDPIHRWIGMSSVKRKMGHLNLTALTILLLSLLGVAAAGSQLPEVQFEYDFGELEPRYEEYEAFKDRTRDLYSSSSTRNAAYILADSPTHAEEIADVLRRRAASDTSSPTIRAVETIYDRFPARPEAKTKKLERIANVRGLLDDRFLKSSDDENLERLRQAASTREPLTLDQIPSFIKSPFLTREGTVGDIVIVYPSVGLADGRNSMAFADDVQEVTLTDGTTYHAASTSIVASDMLRLMIDEAPLMVVLTVFLIIIFKLIALRRVLWVAVALVPLIASFLWMFGLMGALGLKLNFFNLVVLPTILGIGDDSGIHLVHRYLEEGRGSIRRVLTSTGEHVTMSAVTTMIGFGGLLLSMHPGLRSIGALAVLGISMTLLAAMISLPALLVWLEWKRTPATPSTPEEAEERASTIS; encoded by the coding sequence ATGTCTATCGATTCACTTTTTGACTGGTTGCAGGCGCCCTTCCGCATCACCCACACCGCGCCGAAAACCGTTTTGGCGGTCTACCTCGTTATCACACTTCTGGCCGCCTGGAGTGCCTCTCACCTGTACATCGACAACGATTTTTCCCATCTGATTCCCTCGGATTATCCGAGCGTGGAGGCCCTGACGGAGCTGCGCGAGCGCTTCGGCGCAGAAAGTGATGTCGCCGTGCTCATCGAGAGTCCTTCGTTCGAAGCAAACCGAGCCTTTGCGGATACGCTGGTGGCAGCCGCCCTGAGGCTCCGCAATCCGGATGCCCCCGATTCGACCGAGTACTTCAAATCGGTCGATTATCGGCGCGAGGTCGGGTTCATGAAGAGCCATGCGCTCTACTTCGCCACGAATGCTGAACTCGACTCGCTGACGGCGTACCTCGAGCGGCAGGCCAGAAAGGCCCGACTAGAGGCAAATCCGTTTTATTTCGAGCTGGATGACGAAGTCGAAGCGGACGACGCCACACTCACGGAAATGCAGGAGCTATACGATGAGCTGGTAACGTCGGAATATCGCGTATCTCAAGATTCCACGCGCCTTTTGATTCGGCTTTTCCCCACAGGGACACAGACCGATCTCGCGTTTATCGACGCCGCCTACACCGACCTGAGAGAGCTCACTCAACGCCTCAATCCGTCCGCATATCATCCCGAAATGCAGGTCGAGCTGGGTGGTCGCCTACAGCGCCAGCTCATCGAAGTCCGTGCGATCCTCAACGACGTCACCGGATCGTTCGGTGCGGGCGTTCTGACGCTTCTCGTGCTCGTCACTGGCTATTTTTTCTACAAGCGGATTCGTCTTTTCGGTGCGAAGCAGAGCCGCCGCCAGGTGATCTGGTCAGAAATGAAGCGGATGCCGTGGACAGCCGTGATCCTGGGGCTGCCGCTGCTTTCGAGCCTAGCGTGGACCTACGGCGTGGTGTACCTCGCGTACGATCATCTCAATCTTATGACGTCGACACTGAGCCTCATCCTATTCGGGCTCGGCATCGACTTCGGCATCCATTTCTACGCCCGCTATCTCGAGGAGCGGGGCAAGGGACGCCCCGTTGCTTCCGCGCTCGATCACACATTCATGACAACGGGCCGTGCCATCACCGTCGTTGCCCTCACGACAGCCGGCGGTTTCTTTGTTCTCGTACTGGCGGATTTCAAGGGCTTTAGCCAGTTCGGCTTCACCGCTGGCATCGGAACGATCTTCGCCCTGCTGTCGATGCTCGTTCTTCTGCCAGCCCTGCTTGCCTTCCTCGAGCAACAGCACTGGCTTCCGGCATATTCCAGCCTGGACGCCGATGGGGCACGCCGGTTGACGACCGACGGGCGACACTCGGCGCGTCGTCATCAGGAGAACATTCTGACGGAAACGCCGGTCCGGCGGGATTCAGATGGAGAAGGTGACACGCCCCCACAAATCCGTGACCCGATTCATCGATGGATCGGAATGTCTTCGGTGAAGCGGAAAATGGGGCACCTGAACCTCACGGCACTCACAATTCTGCTCCTCAGTCTGCTCGGGGTGGCAGCTGCCGGCTCCCAGCTGCCCGAGGTGCAGTTCGAGTATGACTTTGGCGAACTGGAGCCGCGGTACGAGGAGTACGAAGCGTTCAAGGACCGGACGAGGGACCTCTACAGCTCAAGCAGCACACGAAATGCGGCGTACATCCTGGCAGATTCGCCGACCCATGCGGAAGAGATCGCCGACGTGCTCCGGCGACGGGCCGCCTCCGACACGTCCTCTCCGACAATTCGCGCCGTAGAGACGATCTACGATCGCTTTCCCGCCCGGCCCGAAGCGAAGACGAAAAAGCTGGAGCGTATCGCAAACGTACGCGGACTGCTGGATGATCGCTTCCTCAAATCATCGGACGACGAGAACCTGGAGCGCCTCCGGCAGGCTGCAAGCACACGAGAGCCGCTGACGCTCGACCAGATTCCCTCTTTCATTAAGAGCCCCTTTCTGACACGCGAGGGGACCGTCGGCGACATCGTCATCGTGTATCCGTCGGTGGGACTCGCGGACGGCCGAAATTCGATGGCGTTCGCCGACGATGTCCAAGAGGTCACGTTGACCGATGGCACGACGTATCACGCGGCCTCCACCAGCATCGTGGCATCGGACATGCTGCGGCTGATGATCGACGAGGCTCCGCTGATGGTCGTCCTTACGGTCTTCCTGATCATCATCTTCAAGCTGATCGCTCTACGACGCGTGTTGTGGGTCGCCGTCGCGCTCGTCCCGCTCATAGCCAGCTTCCTCTGGATGTTCGGATTGATGGGAGCGCTCGGATTGAAACTCAATTTTTTCAACCTTGTCGTGCTCCCGACCATTCTCGGCATCGGGGATGATAGCGGAATCCACCTCGTGCATCGCTATCTTGAGGAAGGCCGCGGCTCGATTCGACGCGTGCTAACCTCCACCGGCGAGCACGTGACCATGAGTGCCGTGACGACGATGATCGGCTTTGGTGGCCTTCTCTTGTCGATGCACCCCGGCCTACGCTCAATCGGCGCACTCGCCGTTCTGGGGATTTCGATGACGTTGCTCGCGGCGATGATCAGTCTCCCGGCGCTGCTCGTCTGGCTCGAATGGAAGCGCACACCTGCGACGCCCTCCACGCCCGAAGAGGCGGAGGAACGAGCATCAACGATTTCGTAA
- a CDS encoding efflux RND transporter periplasmic adaptor subunit, producing MSWNRTTISILVGVLLIVGLVWGFWPESVAVETAVAEHGRLEVTIEEEARTQVTDRYVIATPVTGYVQRIGLDEGARVSPGDELFVMEPHRSEMLDPRRRAEARASVDAAQASLARAEEVARATQADAEYAESEFRRIDRLWQEEAATDQERERAASQARHLEAQWASAVRAVEVAEHQKQVAEAAFRVTSETASGGADDNLHVRAPHEATVLRVHRESEGVVRAGEPLVEIGETTSLEVVADVLTSEAVRLRPGMPVQFERWGGASSVSGEVLRVEPQGFTKISALGVEEQRVRVISVATASDDEWERVGDGYRVIARFIVSSDDDVLSIPSNALFKMDGKWAVFTVESGRSRVRFVSPGRDAGLRVEINGGLEQGEEVIVHPDHTLEDGMRVSVRDENVIW from the coding sequence ATGTCCTGGAATCGAACGACGATATCGATCCTCGTTGGCGTCCTTCTCATCGTGGGATTGGTGTGGGGGTTTTGGCCGGAATCGGTCGCTGTCGAAACGGCGGTCGCTGAACACGGACGGCTTGAGGTAACGATTGAAGAGGAGGCGCGAACGCAGGTGACGGACCGTTACGTGATCGCCACGCCGGTGACAGGATACGTCCAGCGCATCGGGCTCGACGAGGGAGCACGGGTTTCGCCGGGAGATGAGCTGTTCGTGATGGAGCCACACCGCTCCGAGATGCTTGACCCGAGACGCCGAGCCGAGGCGCGCGCGAGCGTCGACGCTGCCCAGGCGTCACTGGCCCGTGCGGAGGAGGTTGCGCGTGCAACGCAGGCCGACGCCGAGTACGCCGAGTCCGAGTTTCGCCGGATCGACCGGCTCTGGCAGGAGGAAGCCGCGACGGATCAGGAGCGTGAACGTGCAGCCTCCCAAGCGCGCCATCTCGAAGCGCAGTGGGCGTCGGCCGTGCGGGCGGTGGAGGTGGCCGAGCATCAAAAACAAGTTGCAGAGGCCGCCTTTCGAGTCACGTCGGAAACGGCATCAGGCGGCGCCGATGATAACCTCCACGTCCGGGCACCGCACGAAGCTACGGTTCTTCGGGTGCACCGGGAGAGCGAAGGGGTGGTCCGGGCCGGGGAGCCGCTAGTTGAAATCGGAGAGACGACATCGCTGGAGGTAGTGGCCGACGTGCTCACCTCCGAAGCGGTTCGACTTCGACCGGGGATGCCGGTTCAATTCGAACGGTGGGGCGGAGCGTCGTCCGTGTCCGGTGAGGTTCTTCGCGTCGAGCCACAGGGCTTCACAAAAATATCCGCTCTCGGCGTTGAGGAGCAACGTGTACGCGTGATCTCGGTCGCGACTGCCAGCGACGATGAATGGGAACGCGTCGGGGACGGATACCGGGTTATTGCTCGGTTTATCGTGTCGTCGGACGACGATGTGTTATCGATTCCCTCGAATGCCCTTTTCAAGATGGACGGGAAGTGGGCGGTGTTCACCGTAGAGAGTGGGAGGTCTCGGGTCCGCTTCGTGTCTCCAGGTCGTGATGCCGGACTCCGCGTCGAGATCAACGGTGGACTCGAACAAGGCGAAGAAGTGATTGTGCACCCGGATCACACGCTGGAGGATGGAATGCGTGTCTCGGTTCGCGACGAGAACGTCATTTGGTGA